DNA from Coffea arabica cultivar ET-39 chromosome 10c, Coffea Arabica ET-39 HiFi, whole genome shotgun sequence:
CTGAACACTTGTAAGATCAGCAGTTTCCCTAGGATTCCTCCTTTGTCTAATGGCAGACCTGCAATAACAACGGTCATATAAAGACAACGAAAAGAAGAAACAatgaaaagaaacttttgtaTTCTACTGTTCCATTTTCATGAACAACATAGTTTCTAAAAGATCAACATCGACACACATTTAAGAggtgaagaaaaaaaaggtaagAAAATGTCCAGAAAAACACACAACATATATGAAAAAAGAGATAATGGCTCTGGTGCAAGGAGAATAACCCCTACTAAAGCTAATTCCAAATCATTCTTAGAAAAGCAGCCTTAGGGAAAGCAGTAGAACGGCTTATCGTAAAGCCAACCAGGTCTCAAGCTAGGTTGAAACttcaaagacaaaagaagaagaaaaaaatgaaaactaaaaaaaaaattaaaaaattagtatTGCATGGAACTTTTTAAAGAACATCACCGAGCCAGCTCCTTAGCTTCAGTTTTGGCACGGTTAGTGGGTGGCCATGGAAGAGAATGTTCTACCTTATAGAGGCCAAGGAACTTTTATCTGCCTGACTTGAAGGTGTTGCTTGCAAGTAAGCATGCAGCCTGCCAGCAGGATCTAGCGAATCTATGCGCACCATTTTATGTACTGGAactttttctgattttggtGCTATGAGCAAAAAAAGACCAAAAAAGGATACTTCAAAAGCAGAATCAGAAATAGAAGAGGTGAAAAAAAGTAGATCCAATAACATTCACTTTCCAGCAGGAACAAATACATAACATACTCTGTGAACTAGGAGGAGTGGGATTCTTGGGGGAGTCTTTCTGTGTAGCCCGAAGACTAGATGTAGATGCATCCACTGTCTGCCTCATGTGTGAAATGAAGGGGAAAATATAAGCATTCCCAGAGAATAAATACATCAGAAAAGTTAAAATGCACGCCAACTTGTTACTCTACTCCATGCCATGCATTCTATGTAGCATGCTTCTTTCTGTTGATGTGTCCCGAAATGTTCACTCTCTTTGATAGAGCAAAATTGTACTGTTGGACTTCCTAATCTACCCTTCTAATTTCACTGTTAACATCCAGATATCCATTCTTTCACAATCTCCTGACGGAAACTAGAAATAGAAACATGAAGATATATAAAATTGACCAGATTTCAGCAAAAAGCATATATTACTAGTAGTATTACATAACCCAAGTTGTGATATAATTGTTCCAATTCCTAATGACATTGGTAAATCTTAAATTTATTCAAATCCAAAGGAATACTTTCTAATGTTAAAACTATCCTGGACCAAACTACCCTCAAAAAATCAAACTATGGGAGTCAAATAATTCGAAAGAAGTGAAACAGCAGAACTCTGCAGGCCCAGATTTAGCTACATGTCACAAAATTGACAAAAGTACTTGAAGTTGTTATACGTGCTTCCTGAGATGCATTTCCAGTGCAACAAACATCCATTCCCTCCCATGACTAAATACGAATTTATAACATGACAAAGGGTTTGGAAACTGAAATGTCAAATTTGTTtgctgttgttgttgttttttcttttcttttcttttttaataatgTTTTATGCTACACCGCTGTACTGCTGATGCACTTAGAATAGAAGTTCTTCCTACCTTAGATCATAACCACAAATAGAAATCATAATTTCTGCCACCATCACGTACTGTTCTAAATTATTGAAGACCACAAATGTCACATAGGCTGATAAAATAACCAGGATATAATATCACATGAATTATATCAAAGATTTATATGAACCTTTCCAATTCTCCCATTAATAGATCCCTGGTTCAAATAGACAGTTCATAATCAGTCCTTTACACATTTCCAATCTGACAAAGAAAAAAGTGACAATAACCAAGTTAATAAAAAAGTTGAGAGGCGAAGTAGACTGAGAATAGTTCATTCATATTTTGAGAGCTTAGCAAAGATTGGCAAGCCCAAGTTGCATCATAAAACAAGCAGAACTAATAAGGTCAGCATTATCAGTTGTTTCTTCCCTGGTTGTATCTGTTTAGGAATCAACTGATTTAAGCAATCATCTGGAAATATATCCACGAGTAACTGAATAATTCCAGTGCAGGGTTTATTATGTTTGAAGCTTGGCTCCACGTGAAAATATGATTAGTTAATACAAGAGCAAAATCTATAGCTGGTTATGGGCTACTTTCAACTATCAAGTAAGACAAATCCACCACATAATCAAGCAAAACTTGGATGATATATAAAGGGCTGAAAAATAGAACGAAACCAAAAAATTATTGGCAAATTTAAAATCCTTTATATGATATTTGTGTGCAACTTTTATTTGTCAACTATTATTTATCCAGAGACAAATAGTCAGATAACTTATCATTGAAAAGTTCCCCACTATGCACAAGGCACTTATTAAGCCTAAGCGAGAAACTAGATGACAATGCATTTCCTTTCTGTTTTTGGAGTTCTTATAGTAACTGGAATTACCTGTTCTTGGAATGTCCTGCACTCATTAGAGTTCCTCAGTCTTGATTCAACTGTAGACTGTATCTTTTCAATGATTATTTCTTGATGTAAAAGACTTACCTGCATTGAAAATGAATTGCCTTataatgtgaaaaaaaaaaaaaaagatttgatggagAGAGATCTGAAAGGATGAATTCCAATAGTAACAGACAATaagaacaagaagaaagaaagcttcATGGCAATACAGCAAAGAAAGCCAACCATAGAGAATGTGCATAATCTTATATATAACAAGCAAAAGGTTGCTTCTCCATACTCTGCTTATAAACTTCCAAGTTAAGCTAGTGCAAGCTAACAAAAATGTTAATTTTcacctgattttttttttttttttgtttttaaaacatAATGGATTATCAATTGAATTATTTCAGATGTTGCTCCCTCAAAAAAATTAGCATTTTACAGACAAATGCGAATGTCCGCACAACATAACACCTAGACCTACTCGGAATACAAGTGGACAACAGAATTCaaggaaatgaacaaataaCAAGTGGCAACAAAATGTAACCTTCGTTAACAAATTTGCTCTTTCAGAAGAAACTACATCAGGAACGTCATAAAGTTGTGCAGCCACTATAAGAATCAAAAGATGATTTCTTTAAATTGATCTTTTTCTCTTAAAAAGTAATAGGTGGACTGCTTTTGTGCCTTCTTCATTACAAATGAAAAGAGGACATATTGCTGACCATGAATGTAACCAACAAGAAATGAGAAAATAGCCGAGAAAGCAGAATGAAACTCCTTTTTGAAGGTGACTAAGAAACTTACTGATAAAAGACATTTTTTAGATGTTTTCCAGATCATAAAATTGTTATTGATGGATGCCATAATAAAAAGATTGCATAATAGCTGCATTTACTGTACAGGAAATTTAGGTCATCATAGCAAATCTCATAAACTTGTCCCCAGGATCTTGTACTCTCTAGCTCGTTCTctaattgtttgaaaaaaatctaaacttactactttccttttctttcaagtAACAGAGCTAAAAAATGGTAGAACATGCTCAAAAGCATCCAAAGAGTGGTGGAAACAACTTGCAGCATGACCAGACAACAGCCATGCACCAACCCTTTCGATGATCCAGAAGGGTTCGAGACTGACACGATATGGTTTCAAAGTGTTCAAAATTATGTGAGTTTGAGCATGCTAATCCAATTCAAATGATGTTAACTTCTTTTGACATGGATATTTTCTGATACTTAGTAAAATGATAAGTTGGAAAATCACTGTACACATCCTTCTCATGCTCACTAATATAGCTCTTTATTGACAACTATTGTCACTAAATCTGCAAAGTTAACTTAGCCAACACTTAAAACTGTATGTTGTGCAAGCCATCTTGTCATTCTTCAGAGGCAGCATTCTGAACTCCAGATAATCATTCATGAAGTAGAAAATAAAGAGAAAGAGAAGTTCTTCAGCAACAAGTTACGGCTTGTTAGCCAAAGGAATTTCCTACCATGCATATGACATTCTAAATTAGTAATCACATAATCTAGAAGGCTATATACTCCAGGACCCCAGATTTTTCATATAATAACTAAATTTAGATCATCAGAGAAAACAACTTCTATCTTGCAGCAAAAGCAATCAAGAAGAATCTGCAAGGAACCAAGTTAGTATTATGTCTTACCAATGAAGTTTAAGTGAATAAATATGTACCTCTCTCTTTGTCGGGTGTACATTCACATCAACATGCTCAGAAGGCAATATGATTGACATGTATATAAAAGGTTTTGATGCTTTAGGCAATGTAGCAGAATAAACAATTTCAACTGCCCTCTTTAGAGCACCACACTCCACCAGTCTATCTGGGAAGAAAGCAAACAAAGAAATAACCGAGGCTGTCAGAGCCCAAGATTGTAATGCTTTCCAATGGTTTTTCAATGACTTCTAAAGAGAAACAAAGGCAGAAATGTTTCTGGATGAATCAAAGTATTAAGAAAGTTATCCTACCAAGACAGGAAATTAAAACATGGGATACAGGTATGTTGTGGTTAACAGGTTGAAGTTTGAAATGTTATAACAAATCCTGTGAATTTGTTGATAAGAAAGTGCAAAACAACTAATACACGCCACCTGTAATAGTTGAAGACATGTTTGGACAGGTATGATGAGTAGGGATTGTCAGAGAAAGGTTTGGTAATCATGAAGGTAATTTTTTAATATGTGTTAATTGCCCTTTTTAATCAATTCACCCTATATTCCAATACTGTCAATCACATAATCAGGATCAGATAGCACAAGTATGATGTTTAATGGATCAGGTGCCCATTTACGTTAAGTCAGATAGGGATATTCTTTTCCCACAGGCAATAACAAAGGAATACATACTATTGATGAAAAGCACCATTGTTATCTTCTTTCCAATGTAGTTCGAATTTGAGATGAAACCTTCCATTTTGAAAACTGAACTAGATGACTCATCATCAAAAGCTTCTATTTTTATCAGATTCCTAGCAACAGAAACTCCATAAACAGATCTGATCGCATCAAGCCTAGAAGACGTTGCCACAGAGTGAACATCTGCTCTAGCAGCTCCATGCTGCATCAAGGATGTAATAGTGCAAGGTAAATACATCTTATTATCttcagaaaaaggaaaaaaagacaGTAAGAAAAACTACAAACTGCCAAAAGACTAACCTTTCTGCAAGAAAAGCTCACATTGATGTGATGAATAGCAAACCGACTCAGCAAATCCACAATTTTTGGATAGTCATCAGCTGAATTTTGAAGTGTTTTCCGACGAGCAATCATGTTATAAAATAAATTCTCAACCTGAGAGAGATACACGGAACATTGGACAAAAGAGTCTCATATTGCATGGATCATACTTAAAGTGCAACACACAATTTTCAATCATCTAGCTTTCTTCTCTCACAAAATTTTTCGTTGTGAAAATCAAGAAAGAGAGAAGCCAATACTTCATATTAAGTTATATATTATACTAAGTTCCAAAGTTGTCAATGTTTCCTTTTTGCATCAATATGGTTCCTAGTATATTCAAGTAACTGAGCAAGTCCAAAGAATAGGATATAACTGATTAGTTTCATATTCAAATTCATCATAGGAAGTATCAAATTTTTCCTCCCAAAGAAATACAGTTCCTCACACAATGAAACAATAGGAGAAACAAATCTGAAAAGTTCCTCATTTATAAGAACAAGTGGTAGATATTGGCTCCAAAATGATTATATCAGGATAATTTGCATATGCTTGCCTCCTTTAACTCTAGCTACTTGACCATAACATTACATTTTCATATTTGTTCTTTCACTTAGCTCAAGCAAACTAATTACAATGCCAAATTAAAAGTAGTGTGCTTGGGCAGTAAAGCATCTTAAAACTATGAAACCTACCATTATTTGAGTCCCCTTCACAGCTGCACATGGTTTTGGTTCTTGCTCCATGACACCATCTCTGTAAGTCGCCCTgagaaggagaaagaaagggaaaaagaggATGGAATAGGTTACCAACCTCAAGTCAATGAGTTTAAGTAGAAGGAATAAATTAAACAGCTGCAATTGAAAAAATACGGATGGACATGCTGCATGTCATATATTACTTGCTATTATTACCTGTAGCCATGCAACTGACCCTTCATAATGGTAGTGACTGTCATGTGACCCACATAAGTCATGCTAGCTAAGGCCTCACCTCTAAACCCCATTGACTGTATGGTCTGTAAATCTTCAAAATTGCTCAACTTGGAAGTTGTATGCCTTTCACATAATATTGGCAAATCCTCATACTAAACATGCAAAAAAACACAAAGCGAATGTCAACAAAATTATAGAGGTACATGATTGTGTGTCTGATGATGCAACAGAAGATTTAAGATGAAGATAGTAGAGCCAATGTTTCTACAGTGGTCAGGTTTGAAAATTTACCGGGATTATTTGAAATAGTAGAAACAAAATTGCAGTTAACTAGTACTTTTAATGGACTGCATTCCCTCAGAATGCAATATTAGTCTTTCCTAGTATTGGGAGAATGCCACATTtcctactcttttttttttttttttttctttccaaaagatCGTCTGGTAGTTACAGTATTTATGGCATTTAATATTTGTATTCATATAACTTGCCTTTTTATGAATGAGCATCATTCATGCACTGGCCAAAAGCCACACCAAAATCCTgcattttcatctttttctaCAAAAGTTGACTAGAACTCTTCACGGACAGAAACAACCATGTGTTGTTTGTTTAGCTGTAGCTAACAAatcaacataaaaaaaattgcGTAGACATAAGATCATCAGATCAACCAAAAGAATCCACCctctaaaattttcttctttttgtttattGCAACCCCACTGAAGATGCACAAAATTGTAGACAGCAAGTATTACACACAAAATCATTTCTTTTGAAACAATTCACCATTCAACAAGACTTGTACGATACACTCTTTAACAATGTATCAACGGCACCTTATACAAATTTGTGTCAGACGGACCTTCAAAACTTGGTCCAAACCCAATGCAACCAGTCCTTTTCCATTTCATTGACTTCTTCTTCCGATAATTGATCAAAGTTGGCCATTTTTACCCGCACAAGCTTTTCACGAACATCCATACCACACCTTTCCCTTAATAATTTCTGTTCTTTGGTGTTCTAAGCAGTAATCGTTAAAACACTTGCTACAATTATAGCCAAGTTAATCAAATGAAAGAAACTTCCTACGTCTGAATAGAAAGAATCTTTAAATACAATTACAGCTATTAGGGCTTAATAATGAAGGAGCTGGAATTTACTCGGATGCCGTGTCCGTCATCGGAAACTTGAATGAGTTTGAGTCCACCGTCCTTGACGACGACGGAGATAGATGTGGAGTCAGCATCCAAGCTATTCTCAATGAGCTCTTTCACGGCGGACACCGGCCTCTGAATAACCTCTCCGGCGGCGATTCTGTTAACTACCGACTCCTCTAGTCGCTTAATTTTCGGCGGCTCTTTATAAATTGGAGcaatctcttcttcttcaacttccattTCTAGAGGTTGTTCGGTTTCAGCGCTTCCCGCTTCCATGGCCTCCTCCGAGGACTGAAAAGAATTCGTCAATAGCTTCCccgtgaattttttttttttggtgactaTCCTTAGTTTGGAGTTTGGTAAAGTTGGCGCCAAAGGCTTTGGAGCTGTTAAGTCGGCCTTGGGGCTTTTATACAGGGCGTGGACGCGGCCGGGGTTGTTTGCAAGGCCGACTATATAATTCGTAGCATTTCTATTCAGTTCATAATGTTTTCACGTTAATATTGGATTAATTTTACATACACTGTGAACTTGCAATTGTGAGTTATCCTTCTACTGTCGCCAAAGGCTTCATTTAGCGCGAGAAAATTCGGTCTTAATTAATTTAAGATGGTGATATATCGAACCCTCCCTTCTTTTTTACTAAACTGAACCTCCTCCCCAATGCAGGCTTTACAGTCATATCTGTTTGCATTACCATTAAATATACGACACatgtataaaatttgaatttaaaatttaaaattaaaatttgttgATATATCATCCATCCAATCGTAATAatgtatacactgacagtgtatataaaacTTACTCGTACAAAAATGTTGTCAACGAAGTAGGAGTTAATAGATTACTCATGTTGACAAAGCGAGGGTTATTAAAATTACTCAATGTCACTTTTATGCTGCGGTTATTAGTTACTGAAATTTGTGACCTACAAGTAGACACGTATTATGCAAATCtagtttaaataataatttGTGTTTGATTTCGGAATGCAATCATATCATATCAAGTAGATTATGCATTCCAAAGGTTTCAAGGAGGAATTGCACAATAATAGGATTTACCAGAGATAGGCAATACAGTCGTCCATTAAGGATTTTCAAGACTCATTTGTCAAACTCAATAAACATAAACACTGGGGATGATCGATTTATTTCAGTGTTTGAAATCCAGAAGGCGACTCTTTAAAGTCAGGAGTCAAGGCTCTACATCCCTTCTCCGTTGGGAGTTTTGGCCCTTTTGAGTGCTGTAGGAGTTTAGAAAAGTTGGCAGTCGCTTTCCTTAATATAATGGTTGCACTGATCTGGAACAGTGCCGTTAACTTTCAGTTGGAAGCAAAGCAACTATCAATAGCAGATCCAATTTAAACTGAACGTGGCTGTTCCAGTTTGCGCTATAAATAGTTGTTTTTTTCCAGAACGAAATCACAAGGCAATCAAAAAAGCAAAGGAAGAGGGTAGGAATACAAGggctctctctttttccttctttcatcGTTCTGTGTCTGCAGGTAGGAATGAACGCACGCTAAAGAGTGTACGGTTGGAGCTACACGCTAGCAATTTCTTCCAGGTTACCCCTCACAAGATAAGATAACAAGAGAAATGCCCTATTTAGCTATTCATCTACTTCAGAATTGTATGATTGCAGTACAAAGTCTTAAGAGCAACCAGATTTTACATTTCTGACTTGAACTAATTAATGCCGTTGCTTTCGATCTTCATCCTCGTCGTCATCGGAATCACCACTCTCACGAAACCGGGGATTCTTTTCCTGCAGCAGTAGATGAACATCAGATGTTTCATAGAAAGGATACTTACAGGAGCAAATGTTCAACTGCAGACGAAGTTATAACGACGATATCTGCTCCACTCATAAGACCCCACTGATATCACACATCCAAAGCAATTAAAGCTCCAGTAGACTTGGCCTCTCTACTTCCAGAGGATCTATGATGCTGAATTTATTTATCTAAACACTGATCTAATGCCACTAAAGTGATCACGGCATAGCGTAACTTACTGATTTGGTTCTAATCTTCCCTAATCTTACCAAAATCCAAGAATAAAACTTACAAGTGTGAAAGCACGGACGAGAAAACAAAGCCTAAAACAAAAGGCAACTGATAGTGTGGGGAGCATTGCCTAATGTTTATGCACTAAAAGCATAAGTAAACATAGAAGTCTGCTGTAACCACTGagatttgagaggaaaaacCACACTACTTGGTGAAAATTTGTCCAATAACCAGAACAATAAGGATCAAGGTTATGAAGTTCAACACCATTTGGTTAGATCTTCCGCAGGATACACTAGTAACTTGGATAATTAAAACTGCTGGTTGATTTGATACAAAGGATGACCTCCTCTTATCATAATATTTGAGCACACATTCCACACATGTTTGTAGAATCTCTTCATTCTTAAAGAAACAAAGTGATTAAAAAtctaaaattgaaaataacaataggaaaaataaaaagaaaagaaaagtttaccGGTCTAGAGTCATGATCAGAACCTCTCCTAGATTCATGGTCAAAATTTCTCTTTGAAAACTCTGGTCCACGACGGTCATCTTCACGATATCGCTTGCGATGGTAATCTTCTCCagaaaaaacaaagacaaaaatCATTACGAATATAGCTATCGATCTTAGCAGGAAGCAAAAAACTATTGTCCAAGAATGCTACCTCGACCATGTCGATGAGAACCCC
Protein-coding regions in this window:
- the LOC113713185 gene encoding DNA mismatch repair protein MLH1-like isoform X1, whose product is MEAGSAETEQPLEMEVEEEEIAPIYKEPPKIKRLEESVVNRIAAGEVIQRPVSAVKELIENSLDADSTSISVVVKDGGLKLIQVSDDGHGIRYEDLPILCERHTTSKLSNFEDLQTIQSMGFRGEALASMTYVGHMTVTTIMKGQLHGYRATYRDGVMEQEPKPCAAVKGTQIMVENLFYNMIARRKTLQNSADDYPKIVDLLSRFAIHHINVSFSCRKHGAARADVHSVATSSRLDAIRSVYGVSVARNLIKIEAFDDESSSSVFKMEGFISNSNYIGKKITMVLFINNRLVECGALKRAVEIVYSATLPKASKPFIYMSIILPSEHVDVNVHPTKREVSLLHQEIIIEKIQSTVESRLRNSNECRTFQEQTVDASTSSLRATQKDSPKNPTPPSSQTPKSEKVPVHKMVRIDSLDPAGRLHAYLQATPSSQADKSSLASIRSAIRQRRNPRETADLTSVQELVNIIDSNYHSGLLDTIRNCTYIGMADEVFALIQHNTHLYLANVVNLSKELMYQQVLRRFAHFNAIQLSDPAPLADLLMLALKEEDLDAEGEENYDLKEKIAEMNIQLLKQKAEMLQEYFGIHIDTNGNLSRLPVILDQYTPDMDRVPEFVLCLGNDVDWDDEKICFQTIAAALGNFYAMHPPLLPNPSGEGLQFYKRRVSSNCHQAGGSLKDADDAAVESEYDDELLADAENAWAHREWSIQHILFPSMRLFFKPLTSMASNGTFVRVASLEKLYKIFERC
- the LOC113713185 gene encoding DNA mismatch repair protein MLH1-like isoform X3, yielding MGFRGEALASMTYVGHMTVTTIMKGQLHGYRATYRDGVMEQEPKPCAAVKGTQIMVENLFYNMIARRKTLQNSADDYPKIVDLLSRFAIHHINVSFSCRKHGAARADVHSVATSSRLDAIRSVYGVSVARNLIKIEAFDDESSSSVFKMEGFISNSNYIGKKITMVLFINNRLVECGALKRAVEIVYSATLPKASKPFIYMSIILPSEHVDVNVHPTKREVSLLHQEIIIEKIQSTVESRLRNSNECRTFQEQTVDASTSSLRATQKDSPKNPTPPSSQTPKSEKVPVHKMVRIDSLDPAGRLHAYLQATPSSQADKSSLASIRSAIRQRRNPRETADLTSVQELVNIIDSNYHSGLLDTIRNCTYIGMADEVFALIQHNTHLYLANVVNLSKELMYQQVLRRFAHFNAIQLSDPAPLADLLMLALKEEDLDAEGEENYDLKEKIAEMNIQLLKQKAEMLQEYFGIHIDTNGNLSRLPVILDQYTPDMDRVPEFVLCLGNDVDWDDEKICFQTIAAALGNFYAMHPPLLPNPSGEGLQFYKRRVSSNCHQAGGSLKDADDAAVESEYDDELLADAENAWAHREWSIQHILFPSMRLFFKPLTSMASNGTFVRVASLEKLYKIFERC
- the LOC113713185 gene encoding DNA mismatch repair protein MLH1-like isoform X2 — encoded protein: MEAGSAETEQPLEMEVEEEEIAPIYKEPPKIKRLEESVVNRIAAGEVIQRPVSAVKELIENSLDADSTSISVVVKDGGLKLIQVSDDGHGIRYEDLPILCERHTTSKLSNFEDLQTIQSMGFRGEALASMTYVGHMTVTTIMKGQLHGYRATYRDGVMEQEPKPCAAVKGTQIMVENLFYNMIARRKTLQNSADDYPKIVDLLSRFAIHHINVSFSCRKHGAARADVHSVATSSRLDAIRSVYGVSVARNLIKIEAFDDESSSSVFKMEGFISNSNYIGKKITMVLFINNRLVECGALKRAVEIVYSATLPKASKPFIYMSIILPSEHVDVNVHPTKREVSLLHQEIIIEKIQSTVESRLRNSNECRTFQEQTVDASTSSLRATQKDSPKNPTPPSSQTPKSEKVPVHKMVRIDSLDPAGRLHAYLQATPSSQADKSSLASIRSAIRQRRNPRETADLTSVQELVNIIDSNYHSGLLDTIRNCTYIGMADEVFALIQHNTHLYLANVVNLSKELMYQQVLRRFAHFNAIQLSDPAPLADLLMLALKEEDLDAEGEENYDLKEKIAEMNIQLLKQKAEMLQEYFGIHIDTNGNLSRLPVILDQYTPDMDRVPEFVLCLGNDVDWDDEKICFQTIAAALGNFYAMHPPLLPNPSGEGLQFYKRRVSSNCHQAGGSLKDADDAAVESEYDDELLADAENAWAHREWSIQHILFPSMRLFFKPLTSMASNGTFVASLEKLYKIFERC